The sequence below is a genomic window from Marinitoga hydrogenitolerans DSM 16785.
TTGAATGAATTAATAGAAGAAATTTATATATCAAATAAGAACAAAGCGGAAGCAAATGGTATTAAAATATATAAGGTTTTACCTAAAGAAAATATAATTGTTAATTTAGATAGAACAAGAGTAAAACAAATTCTGTCTAATTTAATTGATAATGCAATTAAATATTCCGATAAAAGAAAAGATATGAAATTTGTAAAAATTACATTAAAAAGTGAAGATGATAAGGTTTTAATATTAGTAGAAGATAATGGAATTGGGATTTCAAAAGAACATCACGAAAAGATATTTGAAAAATTTTACAGAGTGGATTCTTCATTAACTTATGAAATATCTGGAACAGGAATAGGGTTATCTGTTGTAAAGGAATTGGTAGAAATTCAAGGTGGGAAAATCTGGCTAAAAAGTGTTGAAGGAAAAGGGACAAGATTTTATATAGAATTCAAAAAAGGAAAGTGATATTAATGGCACCTACGATAAATGAAGTTATAAAAAAAATATCTGAATTACCAACTCCTGATTTTATATTAAAACGAATAATGGATATAGCATCTAATCCATCTTCAAATACCAAAGAACTCGAAGCTGCAGTTTTGCAATCACCACCTCTTGTAGCTAAAATATTAAAATTAAGTAATTCGGCATATTATGCTTTACCAAGAAAAATAACAAAAGTTTCTCAGGCAATAAATATTTTAGGGTTCAAAACAGTTAGAAATTTAGCATTAGGAATATTTGTTGCGGATTCTTTTTTCAGAAGAGAATTTGAATTTTTAGATTCAAAAAAATTCTGGCAACATAGTATTGCTGTTGCAATAGCGGCTGAACAATTATCTCAAGTTGTCAATTATCCAGATAAAGAAGAGATATTTTTAAGCGGTATGTTACATGATTTAGGTAAAATGATAATGGGAATAATTACGCCAGAAACAGTAGAAATGATATTAAATGTTGCAGAATATAAAAAGGTTTCATTTTCAAAAGCAGAAAACATGTTAAATGTTATGACTCATCAAACACTTGGAAAACATCTATTTGAAAACTGGAATTTACCAGAAAATGTTATATATACAGCAGCATTTCATGATGATCCAGAAAAGCTTAAAATAGATGCACTCTCCATGAATGTATATATTGTTCATTTGGCAAATATCTCTGTAAATTCAATATATTATGGATATTCCGGATGTTTTGATATTCCAGTTCCGTCAGATGTAGTGTGGAATAAATTTGATATGAATTCAAAAAAATACTTAAACTTTTTGAACAACTTAGAGCAAAAATTAGGAGAATCAAATGATTTCATGAATTTAGATACATTTATAGGTGATTCTGAAGAGGAGGGAGAAAACGATGGCTAAAGAATTTAGAAGAGAAATGATAGAATCAGAAATATTGAAATTAATAAATATGAATATAAATAATTTAAGAGATCCAAAAGTACAAAATAAAATAATATCCGCAACAAGGGTTGAATTATCTAGAGACAAATCATTTGCGGATATTTATATCTCCGTTTTAAATGGTGATATTGATGAAATAATAGAAGTATTATCAAAAGCAAAGGGTTTTTTCAAAAATATAATATCCAGAAACATAAGAATGTATAAAATACCAGAAATTAGATTTCATAAAGATATAGGAATAGAAGAAAGTATAAAAATTCATAGACTATTAAATGAAATATCTAAAGACAAAAAAGATATAGGTGAAACTGATGAATAATGGTTTTATTTTAATAGACAAACCCTCTGGAATTACCTCTCATGATGCAGTTGACATAATAAGAAAAAAATTTTCAACAAAAAAAGTAGGGCATTCTGGGACATTAGATCCGTTTGCAACAGGTTTATTAATTCTTGGAATTAATAAAGGAACAAGACTTCTTGAATATCTCCAACATCAAAGCAAAAAATATTATGTAAAAGCAGAATTGGGAATAATAACAGATACATATGATATTACAGGAGAAATAAAAGAAAAAAATCAAGTACAAAAGGAACATATTAATAAATTAGAAGAAGTAATTTTATCATTTAAAGGTAAGTATTTACAGGTACCGCCAATGTATTCAGCAAGGAAATATAACGGAAAAAGATTGTTTGAATTGGCAAGACAAGGAAAAATAATAAAAATGCCACCCAAAGAGGTTGAAATATATAGTATTGAAAACATAAAAATATTTGAAAATGGTGTATTTGAATTTGAATGTGAAGTATCCTCTGGAACATATATAAGATCATTGATAATGGATATTGGATATAAATTAAATACAGGTGCGGTAACTACAGAATTAAGAAGATTAAAAATAGGAAGTATTAAGGTAGATGACGCTGTCACATTAGAAAAAATGTCAGAAAAAGATATTATACCAATGTTTGAAATGTTATCCTTTCCGGCAGCTTATTTAAATGAAAAAGGAAAGCAACGAGCGTTAAACGGCAATCATATATTCTTAGAGCACATTGAACAATATGATACGTTCAAGAAAGGTGATAAAGTATCTTTAATTGATAAAGAAAAAAATTTGATAGCAATAGCGATAGCAGAAAGAAACTCGAAATTTTTAAAAACATTAGAAGAACATGAAAGAAATGAAAGAATTTTTAAAATAAAAAAAGTTTTTAAATGAAGGTGAAAGTATGGAAGGAAATCATCCATATATTAAATGGGCTATAGATTGTATTGAAAATTATATAAAACATGGTAGAAAAATAGAAATTAGAGAGAATTTACCAGAAGAATTACTTACAAGAAGGTCAGCTTGTTTTGTCTCGTTACATACATTAGATGGTGAATTAAGAGGATGTATTGGGACAATAGAGCCAGTGTATGAAAATTTAGCAGTAGAAATAAGAGAAAATGGAATAGCTGCAGCGACACGAGATTATAGATTTTCACCTGTAAGTGTCGATGAATTAGATAATATACAGGTTAGCGTTGATGTTCTAAGTGAACCGGAATATGTAGAATCTACAGACGATTTAGATCCGAATATTTATGGTGTAATTGTTATTAGTGGTTGGAAAAAGGGAGTACTTTTACCTGCTTTGGACGGTGTTGATACAGTAGAAGAACAACTGAGAATAGCAAAATTAAAAGCGGGAATTTATTCTTCAGAACCATATGAAATTTATCGTTTTACTGTAGAAAGATATTTTTAAAAAGTAAAATTTTATAAAATTCATAGGAGTGGAAATTATGGGGCGAAAACTATGAAAAAAGCGCTTTTCTTTGAAAAGCTAAATGATAATTCTGTAAAATGTTTATTGTGCCCACATAATTGCATAGTAAAAAACAATCACTCGGGAATATGTGGAGTGAGAAAAAATATTAAAGGTGAATTAATTTCCTTAAATTATGGAGAAGTTACAGCGCTTAATATAGACCCAATTGAGAAAAAACCGCTTTTTCATTTTTATCCAGGGAAAAGTGCTTTTTCAATTGGTACATGGGGTTGTAATTTCAAATGTGCATTTTGTCAAAATTATGAAATATCTCAGGAACGACCATCTGGTATATATAAACTAAAGCCTGAAGAAATTGTTAAAATAGTGGAAGATAGAAATATAAAAATTGTCGCTTTTACATATTCTGAACCGATAGTATGGTTTGAATATATATATGAAACAGCAAAACTTTTAAAAGAAAAAGATATAAAAACAGCACTAGTAACAAATGGATATATAAATAAAGATCCAATGAAAAAGATTATGCCATACATAGATGCAATGAATATAGATTTAAAAGGATTTAATGTTGAGTTTTATAAAAAGATTATTGGTGGAAAAAAAGAACCAGTAATGGAAAATATAAAATTAGCCGTTGAAAATAATATTCACATTGAAATAACAACTCTTATAGTTACTAATGGAAATGATAATATAAATGAGTTGAAAGAAATGTTTAAATGGATTGGCAATATTTCAAAAAATATTCCGTTGCATTTAAGTAGATATTATCCCGTTTATAAATATCATGAACCGCCAACAGATATAGAAAAATTGAAATACATATACAATATAGCAAAAGAATATCTAAATTATGTTTATCTGGGTAATGTATGGGATGAAAAATATGAATCTACATATTGTCCGGAATGTAAAACATTATTGATAAAAAGAGAGGGATATAATATATCAATTCAAAACATAGA
It includes:
- a CDS encoding HDOD domain-containing protein, which gives rise to MAPTINEVIKKISELPTPDFILKRIMDIASNPSSNTKELEAAVLQSPPLVAKILKLSNSAYYALPRKITKVSQAINILGFKTVRNLALGIFVADSFFRREFEFLDSKKFWQHSIAVAIAAEQLSQVVNYPDKEEIFLSGMLHDLGKMIMGIITPETVEMILNVAEYKKVSFSKAENMLNVMTHQTLGKHLFENWNLPENVIYTAAFHDDPEKLKIDALSMNVYIVHLANISVNSIYYGYSGCFDIPVPSDVVWNKFDMNSKKYLNFLNNLEQKLGESNDFMNLDTFIGDSEEEGENDG
- the rbfA gene encoding 30S ribosome-binding factor RbfA, whose protein sequence is MAKEFRREMIESEILKLINMNINNLRDPKVQNKIISATRVELSRDKSFADIYISVLNGDIDEIIEVLSKAKGFFKNIISRNIRMYKIPEIRFHKDIGIEESIKIHRLLNEISKDKKDIGETDE
- the truB gene encoding tRNA pseudouridine(55) synthase TruB: MNNGFILIDKPSGITSHDAVDIIRKKFSTKKVGHSGTLDPFATGLLILGINKGTRLLEYLQHQSKKYYVKAELGIITDTYDITGEIKEKNQVQKEHINKLEEVILSFKGKYLQVPPMYSARKYNGKRLFELARQGKIIKMPPKEVEIYSIENIKIFENGVFEFECEVSSGTYIRSLIMDIGYKLNTGAVTTELRRLKIGSIKVDDAVTLEKMSEKDIIPMFEMLSFPAAYLNEKGKQRALNGNHIFLEHIEQYDTFKKGDKVSLIDKEKNLIAIAIAERNSKFLKTLEEHERNERIFKIKKVFK
- the amrA gene encoding AmmeMemoRadiSam system protein A, with amino-acid sequence MEGNHPYIKWAIDCIENYIKHGRKIEIRENLPEELLTRRSACFVSLHTLDGELRGCIGTIEPVYENLAVEIRENGIAAATRDYRFSPVSVDELDNIQVSVDVLSEPEYVESTDDLDPNIYGVIVISGWKKGVLLPALDGVDTVEEQLRIAKLKAGIYSSEPYEIYRFTVERYF
- the amrS gene encoding AmmeMemoRadiSam system radical SAM enzyme — translated: MKKALFFEKLNDNSVKCLLCPHNCIVKNNHSGICGVRKNIKGELISLNYGEVTALNIDPIEKKPLFHFYPGKSAFSIGTWGCNFKCAFCQNYEISQERPSGIYKLKPEEIVKIVEDRNIKIVAFTYSEPIVWFEYIYETAKLLKEKDIKTALVTNGYINKDPMKKIMPYIDAMNIDLKGFNVEFYKKIIGGKKEPVMENIKLAVENNIHIEITTLIVTNGNDNINELKEMFKWIGNISKNIPLHLSRYYPVYKYHEPPTDIEKLKYIYNIAKEYLNYVYLGNVWDEKYESTYCPECKTLLIKREGYNISIQNIDDKGRCKNCSKKIPVII